The sequence below is a genomic window from Cicer arietinum cultivar CDC Frontier isolate Library 1 chromosome 6, Cicar.CDCFrontier_v2.0, whole genome shotgun sequence.
TTGGGATCTTTGTCCTACACTATCAATAATTGGGATCTTTGTCCTACACTATCAATAATTGGGATCTAGATTTTCTGAAATCATTGAAGATCAAacgatctaaattttaatattaaaattttttattaaacaaaattaaaaaacagtTTCGGGATTTAAGTGTCCAATTAAGACCGAATAATTTCCAAGCGTTACCGCATGAGTAACTGCACCTAATTCAATTTCCAACCATTGGATGAGAATCATATATATGTGGAAATTAAGAATATCCGCTCATTTACAGGATCCCCTTgtcttagatttttttaaaataatttttataatatatatatatatatatatatatatatatatatatatatatatatatatatatatatatatatatatatatatatatatatatatatatatatatatatattttattattttaaataaataaatttaaaaataaaggtcGCAATATAAAAGTGATGTGACAAAATCTGCACTAATccaataaaatgaaaatgtacACAAATGAGAAAAAAGACAAACAAACCTCTTCCCCATATTTCTGATCTGGTACTCCAAAAGCAACTGCCTGAGCTACCTCTGGATGTGTTAAAAGGACAGCATCTACTTCTATTGGTGATATTTTCTCTCCTGaaatatttgtaatataaaatcaaacatccTATAATTACACATATGATATACATTGCtttaccaaaaaataaaaataaaatcaagtgCTGCGAAATTAATGGGTAAAATTTATACAATATCTAGTTATCTACTTACTCCCCCTAAAGTGTGTACTGTGTACCAAATCAAAAGCTAATACACATCGTAGTCATGTTTTTATGTcacatttatttcaatatttataattcattCATGGACACTACAtgcaataattaattaagaagATTCTTGATCTGTGCTAGACAGCAAATTAAAActatatacaaataattaaaaccCCAACATTAAGATATTCAtctagtaaaaagaaaaaattaagatattttttcaTGTGATGAATTTATGTacgaaaaattaaatttccataaaatatttttgtttctaaaataaatttaagaagCAAAATAAACGTAATATATCttgtaaaagaaataaatttaatctataattataagccaaaaatagaaaaatataccTCCTCTATTTATGAGCTCTTTAATTCGACCCACAAGATACAAATATCCATCAGAATCAAAATACCCAATATCACCGGTATGAAACCAACCAAACAAAAACCCCGTCGTATTGGCTTCATCATTATTCTTATAACCTTTGGTAACATTCTCACCCTTAATACAAACCTCACCCTTAACTTCCACTTCCATAACCCGACCCGACTCATCCAATATAACCATTTCTTGACCCACGGGTTTCCCAACCGACCCAGCTTTGTGGGGCCCATCTTCTGGCAAAGGATTCGAAGACATTAAATGAGAAGCCTCCGTCATTGCATAAGCTTCCAAAACTGGAGCCCCAAATGCTTCCTCTAAACGACCTAGAATAACCGGTGCCAATGAAGCACTACAGCTTCTTATAAACCGGAGCTTCGGGTACACCGGTTCGGGGTTATTTAAGTGTCGATCTAGTATGATCTGGTGTATGGTAGGAACAGCTGTGTACCACGTGGCGTTGTATTGAATCATGTCTTTCCAAAACGTTGAAGCCGAGAATCTTCCCGCCGATGGTAACGCGACGGAAGCTCCGGCACCGAGTGAACTCAGTAATCCGGCGATTAATCCGTGAACGTGAAAAAGCGGAAGAACAATTACAGTTGAATCTGACTCACTGAGTCGGTAAACCGATTCGATGTTTTTAACCGATGAAACTAGATTGTGTTGACTCAGTGGGACCCCCTTGGGACGACTCGTGGTTCCTGATGTGTGGAGGAAAAGTGCCACGTCGGGTGGTTCGTTAATGAGTTCGGTAACCGAGTTAACTGGGTTGGAGATTAAGTCTGACTCGGGTTGGTTAATCGAGAATTTTAGTTTGGTTTGTTGTTGTTCTCCTTCGATTTGAATTAGTGAAGCCGAGCCGAGAGGAATGTTGAGCTTTGAAGCTGCGGCTTGAGCCGGCTCGTTACCTTCTGACGGTGTTAATAGAAGCTTTGATTCTGAGTCGGATAAATAAAACTCGAATTCTTCCGATGTATAAGCTGCGTTTAATGGCGCGGCTGTGGCTCGAACTCGAATTACGGCTAAAAACAATACAACATACTGAAACaaccataaaaattaattgataaacagaaaaagaaattaacaaataaatattaaaaatctcTATCAAAATTGAAAACGTACTTCGATGGTATTTGGGAAGGTTAGGGCGACGACGTCGTTTGGTTTGATTCCGGCGGAGATCAGATGAGCGGCGGCGGAATCGACTAATTCATGAAGGCGCGAGTGAGTGAGGTCGAATTTTCCGGCGACGGAGATGGCTCGCCGGGAGGGGAATTTTTTGGCAACGGATTGGAGTAATCCGGTGAGGGTGGTTGAAGTTTCCATTGTTTCTTTTGGATGAAGAGGTTTGTTTCGGCGATTAAAAGTGTCGGTGGTGAATGGAGAATGGAGAATGGAGAATGAGGTAAGCGTATATGGTGTATTAATAATATTGAGGGAATATATAGTCACGTGAGTGGCGGTGGCATCTAGGGGAAATAAATTGGTTCAACGTGGAATACTTGTTCTATCGTAAGCTGATGTCACATGAGGATTCACGTGTTCttcttttttgttataaaaatagaaatagtgtttttttttactcatagATTAACTCATTTCATTACATTAAAATTCTAAATACATGTAATGATATAATCAAAGTCACTTAGAAAAGTATATGAACTAAACATTTTGTTAGATGGATTATCACtactaaaaaaatctaatttattgTCGGATTTTAGAGATGAACTTTTGTCCATCACAAATGGAGACAGAATTGGAGACGAAAAACAATTTGTTGAGACGGATGTAATAAGTTTTATGTTTGAGAAAGAATTTAGAGACAGAATAACCCATCACATAGTTAATATGTCTCTAAATCCGTCTTAAGCTCTATTTCTAAAAGTCACACTTGCactaaaaatcaaaaaaattatagagacGGAACAATGACGTCTCAAATGTTTTCCGTTTTCTAAATTCTAAAGTTTTTCACAAAAAATTTCCTCCAACTATAGAAAAGTTTCTCTCCCTTTAAAATTTTCTCCAACTTTCCagattcaataataataataataataataataataataataataataataataattattattattattattattattgttattattattatgattgttattattattattattattattattattattattattattattattatttagaaaaacaaaaaaaataaaaatccaattaATATGTTAAGATCCTCCAACAAACACTAAAAACGCATTCTTTCTAAACCCCTCCACTCCTCCACATTCAGTAAGTAAGTTTCTGACATTTTCTTTCTAAACCTAAAAGCGCAATTTTCTCATAAACCCAAAATCTCATCTTGCTTCCAATCAATTGGTGTTGTTGATTTGCATCCACTGCTACTCCANNNNNNNNNNNNNNNNCTTTCCCTATTTTCTGCATCGTAAATTAAGGTACGTTTTTGCCATACTACATATATTTCCTTGCATTGCTTTTGTTTTCCCCCTTATTTATCATTCTAAAGCTTCAATATATTTTAGATTCAAGCTCTATTTTTTCATCTTCCTCTTTTACCCTCTGTGTTGAATCCCTAAAGTATGTTTATGTCTTTTAGCATTTGATTCCTTTGTAAAAATTTTAACCTTCAATAATTATTTAGATAGTTTTGTTTACTTTAATAGCTTTTTCATTAAAACAGTGAGTAGTTTATGTTCTACAAGATTTATGATGTATTTCTTCTGttagattatatattaaaattgcattttgTGTGTTCTTATTTGAAGTTTATTTGAAGTCTATTAGATTGTTATTTAGTAGTTTATTTTTCACTGTCCTCTGGTTTggttaagttatattttgttttaataatttgaagtttgttattgtaagacccataattttaaagtatactttatgtattttggatattggctcggaggctttttagccaaagttattaatattttggagtttatatgatcaaaaagatattttgatgccgattagaattactcgtcgatgaataaattaaattaactgcggtgaatcttttacgaagaatttaatgtgttacgggtgaaatggtaattttaataaatatctagatatttattaagttagatattggctcggaggctttttagccaaagttattaatattttggagtttatatgaccaaagagatattttgatgccgattagaattactcgtcgataaataaattaaattaactgcggtgaatcttttacgaagaatttaatgcgatatgtttgagtttgttttgtgtggaatttgaaaaccattagagttaaacgggtattaagaatggggaatctcttaatgtctacgtttacttaatgttgtcgtgaaaattgtttaagttaaatgagtattaagaatggggaatcacttaatgtcttgtttacttaatgttcgttgtggaaatcgtttaagttaatagactattaaaaatggggaatctcttaatatttctgtttgcttaatgtttgttgtgaaaatcgcttaagttaaatgagtattaaaaatggggaatcttttaatatctgcatttgcttaacgattgttgtggatggagtcagtgtatgctcatgcatttcattttggtaaatcgtgctgacccgtgataggtggcacctcggtaaacagtactgacccgtgataggtggtacgtttacaatttacgtttttggtaaattgtgctgacctgtgataggtggcacctcggtaaatagtaatttggcctgtgataggtggtacgtttacgatttacgtgtTTGGTAAATtctgctgacccgtgataggtggcacctcggtgaatagtactttggcctgtgataggcggtacatttatgatttacgctttttctttaagtaaatcgtgctgacccgtgataggtggcacctcggtaaacagtactaacccgtgataggtggtacgtttatgatttacgctttttagtaaatcgtgctgacccgtgataggtggcacctcggtaattggtactttggcctgcgataggcggtacaattatgatttacggcccttcgaggagggttttggtttggaattccgagtccatgcattttggcatatacgcatcgcattagggtgcttggcacacgagtcgtatttgattgagttttatgattgagtgatttgaatttgatttatcgtgttaattgcgttgaaaatgctaagtgttatgtgttgattattgtgtgtaagtaagatggttatcgagatcccaattgccgtggtaatcgcgtagaaattgctaagtgttaagttgtgaacttgattaggaatgacttaggttaattcatgaatttttggaaaaatgatcagggaaatcgattccccaatcgattggtattaagtcaggggcttggccaaatgaacaaaatcgattagccaatcgattttgtaatcagttttttgaaaatccctttcgaaatcgattgcccaatcgattggccattaagtcaggggctcagctatcctgtcaatcgattgcccaatcgattgaatcaagccagagttcaaaatttcactaaaaaccttcaggaaatcgatttggaaatcgattggtattaagtcaggggctccgttatcctccaggtaagaacgttttcagacaaatacatacaaatcgattggcacgtcgattaacatcaaaatagctgagtcactgacttaaacacaatcgattggcaaatcgattgacagaacttttgaaaacccagtgaaccctgagcttgtgaccaaatcgattctgagtatttgttaatcgactatgaagacttaataaatcgattaccaaatcgattgatatgtgtttcagtttgaacatatcatctgcaatcgattacgaaatcgatgcatatcagtCTTAGCATAAttactgaaaaatgttgtttaaagaatcgattggtaaatcgattgccttatatagtttcaagattcaagaaaaacaagacacacgataatcgattggcaaatcgattagactggttttatcactttaagaaatcgattggtgaatcgattgattaatatgtttttcagaaactatataaactgtcttcaatcattctttcaataacaatcgattaaacactttgaatattcttgatatacaaaagaactctcaataacacttggttaatacactgagattgctttttcaga
It includes:
- the LOC101508208 gene encoding oxalate--CoA ligase-like, which encodes METSTTLTGLLQSVAKKFPSRRAISVAGKFDLTHSRLHELVDSAAAHLISAGIKPNDVVALTFPNTIEYVVLFLAVIRVRATAAPLNAAYTSEEFEFYLSDSESKLLLTPSEGNEPAQAAASKLNIPLGSASLIQIEGEQQQTKLKFSINQPESDLISNPVNSVTELINEPPDVALFLHTSGTTSRPKGVPLSQHNLVSSVKNIESVYRLSESDSTVIVLPLFHVHGLIAGLLSSLGAGASVALPSAGRFSASTFWKDMIQYNATWYTAVPTIHQIILDRHLNNPEPVYPKLRFIRSCSASLAPVILGRLEEAFGAPVLEAYAMTEASHLMSSNPLPEDGPHKAGSVGKPVGQEMVILDESGRVMEVEVKGEVCIKGENVTKGYKNNDEANTTGFLFGWFHTGDIGYFDSDGYLYLVGRIKELINRGGEKISPIEVDAVLLTHPEVAQAVAFGVPDQKYGEEIHCAIIPREGSNIDEEEVLIYCKKNLTSFKVPKKVFITDSLPKTATGKILRRLVAEHLVGGKLGI